A genomic stretch from Channa argus isolate prfri chromosome 24, Channa argus male v1.0, whole genome shotgun sequence includes:
- the mia gene encoding melanoma-derived growth regulatory protein yields the protein MTFKLWLVLSVWLLLPTSEAGKQMPKLSDKKLCADSECSYPILIARALQDYYPGDCRFIPIRQGQLVYVYAMLKDRGNLFWAGSVQDSYYGQQEARIGHFPSSVVEETHPLMSANTEVQTTMWDFYCY from the exons ATGACTTTCAAACTCTGGCTCGTTCTCTCAGTGTGGCTGTTGCTGCCAACCTCTGAAGCTGGAAAGCAAATGCCTAAACTCTCAGACAAGAAACTCTGCGCTGATTCTGAATGCAGCT ACCCTATCCTAATAGCTCGTGCACTGCAGGACTACTACCCTGGAGACTGCAGATTTATCCCTATCAGACAGGGGCAACTTGTCTATGTTTACGCAATGCTAAAAGACAGAGGGAACCTTTTCTGGGCTGGCAGT GTACAAGACTCCTATTACGGACAACAGGAGGCTCGAATTGGCCACTTCCCTAGCAGTGTAGTGGAGGAGACACATCCTCTCATGTCAGCCAACACTGAAGTCCaaactact ATGTGGGACTTTTACTGCTACTGA
- the LOC137108906 gene encoding alpha-crystallin B chain-like, giving the protein MDIPIQYPWYRRAFPHRLTDLSLAESLTDWPMMWPFTWSFPWIRPLSTRWFNWPDNGYNEMRMEKDRFVIYVDVKHFSPDELSVNVSDEFITIHAKHEDRQDDHGFVSREFLRKYRLPAGISAADVTSTLSYDGVLTITAPRSSPGLERSIPISCEDGTPKQKM; this is encoded by the exons ATGGATATTCCCATCCAGTATCCCTGGTACCGTCGAGCCTTCCCTCATCGACTTACTGACCTCTCTTTGGCAGAATCTCTCACTGATTGGCCAATGATGTGGCCCTTCACCTGGTCCTTTCCCTGGATACGCCCTTTGTCCACACGTTGGTTTAACTGGCCCGACAATGGATACAATGAG ATGCGCATGGAAAAGGATCGCTTTGTTATTTATGTGGACGTAAAGCATTTCTCCCCTGACGAGTTGTCTGTCAATGTCAGTGACGAGTTCATCACAATACACGCCAAACATGAAGACAGACAG GATGATCATGGCTTTGTGTCAAGAGAGTTTCTAAGGAAGTACAGGCTTCCTGCCGGCATCTCAGCTGCTGATGTCACCTCCACTCTGTCGTATGATGGTGTGCTGACAATCACTGCACCACGGTCATCTCCTGGCCTAGAGCGCAGTATTCCTATTTCCTGTGAAGATGgaacaccaaaacaaaaaatgtag